One stretch of Candidatus Binatia bacterium DNA includes these proteins:
- the rfbB gene encoding dTDP-glucose 4,6-dehydratase, with protein MLERTILVCGGAGFIGTNFVRLLLGREVGRVVVLDKLTYAASEGNVPQDPRLVFYRGDIADGALVRRLLEQYRPRWVVNLAAETHVDRSIDCPDPFVHTNVLGTFRLLECVRAFWAELPRQAREEFRFLQVSTDEVYGTIPEGESASEMTPYRPRSPYAASKAAGDHFALAYHHTYGLPVLLTNSSNNFGPYQYPEKLIPLMVLNALDARELPIYGDGGNVRDWLYVTDHCEALLGVLERGVPGTQYNIGAGNQRTNLEVVEAICRVLEQVVPARENARMLARGLEAYAELKRFVEDRPGHDRRYALDASRVTTELGWAPRHEFMVALEATVQWYVEHRDWCEAVLAGRYDRQRLGLGLRISRE; from the coding sequence ATGTTGGAGCGAACGATCCTTGTTTGTGGCGGGGCCGGCTTCATTGGCACGAACTTCGTGCGCCTCCTTCTTGGTCGCGAGGTCGGTCGCGTCGTCGTCTTGGACAAACTCACCTATGCAGCCAGCGAGGGTAATGTTCCGCAAGATCCGCGGCTGGTGTTTTACCGTGGAGACATTGCGGATGGTGCGTTGGTGCGGCGCCTCCTGGAGCAGTACCGTCCCAGGTGGGTCGTGAATCTTGCCGCGGAAACCCATGTCGACCGCTCCATCGACTGCCCCGACCCGTTCGTGCACACCAACGTGCTGGGAACGTTCCGGCTGCTGGAGTGCGTGCGGGCTTTTTGGGCCGAGCTACCCCGGCAGGCGCGGGAAGAGTTCCGCTTCTTGCAAGTATCCACCGATGAAGTGTACGGCACCATTCCCGAGGGAGAATCGGCAAGCGAGATGACGCCATACCGGCCGCGCTCGCCTTACGCTGCTTCCAAAGCTGCCGGCGATCATTTCGCTCTCGCGTACCACCATACATACGGGCTGCCCGTGCTGCTCACCAACTCCTCCAATAACTTTGGCCCGTATCAGTACCCCGAGAAACTCATCCCCCTCATGGTGTTGAACGCGTTGGACGCGCGCGAGTTGCCCATTTACGGCGATGGCGGAAACGTGCGCGATTGGTTGTACGTCACCGATCATTGCGAAGCTTTGCTTGGCGTCCTGGAACGTGGTGTGCCGGGCACGCAGTACAACATTGGCGCAGGTAACCAGAGAACGAATTTGGAAGTGGTGGAGGCGATTTGTAGGGTGCTCGAGCAGGTTGTGCCCGCACGGGAAAACGCACGCATGCTCGCTCGTGGGCTCGAAGCATATGCAGAGCTCAAACGCTTCGTGGAGGACCGGCCAGGACACGATCGGCGTTACGCCTTGGATGCAAGCCGCGTGACCACCGAACTCGGGTGGGCGCCGCGGCACGAGTTTATGGTTGCACTGGAGGCTACCGTGCAGTGGTACGTGGAACATCGCGACTGGTGCGAGGCGGTGCTGGCCGGACGGTACGACCGCCAGCGACTCGGGCTGGGATTGCGCATCTCGCGGGAGTAG
- the metK-2 gene encoding S-adenosylmethionine synthetase: protein MRFVLEALQQQPIARRRCEFVEAKGVGHPDTICDALVESISVALARMYLERLGFVAHFNVDKALLAAGQCAKTFLGGQVVQPMRLFFGDRATFVADGQSLPVIDAAEQAVAEWLQTNLPRVRLGRELAIEPVLAPGSAPLRRIYGQPEEVLSNDTSGAVGFAPFTPTEELTRAVCTFLNSESFKHEFPDTGQDVKVFAVRSDQRIELTIAMPFLCEAIDTEATYFRRKEEVLHALQREFSGGGCELDFRLNTLDQRGQGADGLYLTLTGTSAEDADSGQVGRGNRPYGFIAFARPVGGEAAPGKNPVGHVGKIYSVASQRIAEQIHAHYPELLEVYVSLAVRIGEPVAQPWVSVQLLLPPGSSVEEFAPSIQELVSREVEALPELWRALLAGKFRVY, encoded by the coding sequence ATGCGTTTTGTGCTGGAGGCGCTGCAACAACAACCGATTGCCAGACGCCGCTGCGAATTCGTGGAGGCCAAAGGCGTGGGGCATCCGGATACGATCTGCGATGCTCTCGTGGAATCCATTTCCGTGGCCCTTGCCCGCATGTACCTGGAGCGGCTTGGATTCGTCGCACATTTCAACGTAGACAAAGCGCTGCTGGCCGCAGGGCAGTGCGCGAAAACCTTTCTCGGCGGGCAAGTCGTACAGCCGATGCGGTTGTTCTTCGGCGATCGCGCCACGTTCGTCGCCGATGGCCAGAGCTTACCGGTTATCGACGCAGCGGAACAAGCAGTTGCCGAGTGGCTGCAAACCAACCTTCCGCGCGTGCGGCTTGGCCGAGAACTGGCCATCGAGCCGGTGCTGGCGCCGGGATCCGCGCCGCTGCGCCGTATCTACGGCCAGCCAGAGGAGGTTTTGTCCAACGACACTTCCGGTGCCGTCGGCTTCGCGCCGTTCACCCCCACCGAAGAGCTTACTCGTGCCGTGTGCACCTTCTTGAACAGCGAATCGTTCAAGCACGAGTTTCCCGACACCGGCCAAGACGTCAAGGTTTTCGCGGTACGCAGCGACCAGCGCATCGAGCTCACGATTGCCATGCCGTTTTTGTGCGAAGCCATCGACACCGAGGCAACGTACTTCCGGCGGAAGGAAGAAGTCCTCCATGCTCTCCAACGGGAGTTTTCGGGTGGAGGTTGCGAGCTGGATTTCCGCCTCAACACGCTCGACCAGCGAGGGCAAGGAGCCGATGGCCTGTATCTTACTCTCACCGGCACTTCGGCAGAAGATGCCGACTCGGGGCAAGTGGGCCGCGGTAATCGCCCGTATGGCTTCATCGCATTCGCGCGCCCGGTAGGCGGCGAGGCCGCGCCGGGCAAGAATCCCGTGGGCCACGTCGGCAAGATCTACAGTGTGGCGAGCCAACGAATCGCGGAACAAATCCACGCCCATTATCCCGAGTTGTTGGAGGTGTATGTTTCCCTGGCCGTGCGAATCGGCGAGCCGGTGGCGCAGCCGTGGGTCAGCGTACAACTACTGCTTCCTCCCGGGTCGTCGGTGGAGGAGTTCGCACCGTCGATCCAGGAGCTGGTTTCCCGCGAGGTCGAAGCGCTTCCGGAACTTTGGCGCGCGCTCCTAGCCGGCAAGTTCCGCGTTTACTGA
- a CDS encoding short-chain dehydrogenase gives MLLEGKVAIVTGGGSGIGRATCLALAREGAAVVVSDVDSMSGEATAALVRKARGVARFVPADVGQSSECERLVREAVSAFGGLHILYNNAGIALPLEDGFTPAVSPEVWDRVLRVNLSGTFYCSHFAIPEMAKAGGGAIINAASSMALLPLGGLDAYAASKGGVAALTRSMAPGCAALGIRVNAICPGYVDTPMNAIIWQNEELKEAFARGHAMGLQTPEEVAEVVVFLASERGRSFTGAVLPCDRGWTAFKQPDMLRR, from the coding sequence ATGCTGCTGGAAGGGAAAGTTGCAATCGTCACCGGTGGCGGATCGGGGATTGGTCGCGCAACTTGTCTGGCTTTAGCCCGAGAGGGTGCGGCCGTGGTGGTGAGCGACGTGGATTCCATGTCCGGCGAGGCCACTGCGGCACTCGTGCGCAAGGCGCGGGGTGTGGCCCGTTTCGTTCCGGCGGACGTCGGTCAATCCTCGGAATGCGAGCGGCTGGTGCGGGAGGCTGTGTCTGCGTTCGGTGGACTCCACATCCTGTACAATAATGCCGGAATTGCTTTGCCTTTGGAGGATGGATTTACCCCGGCAGTGTCCCCTGAGGTTTGGGACCGCGTGTTACGGGTAAACCTGTCGGGAACTTTTTACTGCTCGCACTTTGCCATTCCGGAAATGGCCAAGGCCGGTGGTGGGGCCATCATCAATGCTGCCTCGTCTATGGCGTTACTTCCCCTGGGAGGCCTCGATGCCTATGCGGCCAGCAAAGGAGGTGTAGCGGCCCTGACAAGGTCTATGGCACCGGGCTGCGCGGCGCTGGGGATTCGGGTCAATGCCATATGCCCGGGTTATGTGGACACGCCCATGAATGCCATCATTTGGCAAAACGAGGAGCTCAAAGAGGCGTTTGCCCGCGGGCATGCAATGGGTTTGCAAACGCCGGAAGAGGTGGCCGAGGTGGTGGTGTTTCTCGCTTCCGAGCGTGGCCGGAGTTTTACCGGCGCAGTGCTGCCCTGTGACCGCGGCTGGACCGCATTCAAGCAGCCCGACATGCTGCGGCGCTAG
- the sppA gene encoding signal peptide peptidase SppA produces the protein MRLSVDAGARRARRSRWNGLQRLAAGSLWNVVLLCHAGCFFVQADLNPFRTRPEELVERKLEGSGKDKVLLVDVSHLIVSTERPGLLGTAPPSVLARVREELKRASEDERVRAVVLRVNSPGGTVTASDTLYHEIRDFRARTGRPVIAHLLDVGTSGAYYVALAADEIVASPTTVTGSVGVLLAGLNFSGLLDKLGIKNQTLKSGVLKDAGSPLRPMTPADEAVLQGILTAMHERFLAIVRERRPGLAPGALEKIRDGRVVHADEALVLGLVDRIGYLEDAIERAKQQANLSEATIVAYRRPMQYAENIYSTSRAPLPLLVQVFPLELGAFSSGPQFWYLWVPEGTGSPGLALTP, from the coding sequence ATGCGGTTGTCGGTGGACGCAGGTGCGAGGCGAGCCCGGCGCTCGCGGTGGAACGGGTTGCAACGACTTGCCGCCGGGTCGCTGTGGAATGTTGTACTGCTGTGCCACGCGGGTTGTTTCTTCGTTCAAGCCGATTTGAACCCGTTTCGGACCCGCCCGGAGGAGCTCGTGGAGCGCAAGCTGGAGGGCAGCGGCAAGGACAAGGTGTTGCTGGTGGACGTGTCGCACCTGATCGTCTCCACTGAGCGGCCCGGGCTTTTGGGGACCGCGCCCCCGAGTGTGTTGGCCAGAGTGCGAGAGGAATTGAAGCGGGCCTCGGAGGATGAACGGGTGCGCGCGGTTGTCCTGCGCGTGAATAGTCCGGGAGGCACGGTGACCGCGAGCGATACGTTGTACCACGAGATTCGCGATTTTCGGGCTCGAACAGGCCGGCCGGTGATCGCGCACTTGCTTGATGTGGGAACTTCAGGAGCGTATTACGTGGCATTGGCCGCCGACGAGATTGTCGCGAGCCCGACGACGGTAACGGGGAGTGTGGGCGTTCTCCTGGCTGGGCTGAATTTCAGTGGTTTGCTCGACAAACTCGGAATCAAAAATCAAACCCTCAAATCGGGGGTGCTCAAGGATGCCGGCTCGCCGTTGCGACCGATGACACCAGCCGATGAGGCAGTGCTGCAAGGCATCCTCACCGCGATGCACGAGCGTTTTTTGGCCATCGTTCGCGAGCGCCGGCCAGGGCTTGCGCCGGGAGCACTGGAGAAGATCCGCGATGGCCGCGTGGTGCACGCAGACGAAGCACTGGTGCTCGGCTTGGTGGACCGCATTGGCTATCTCGAGGATGCGATCGAGCGCGCCAAACAGCAGGCGAACCTTAGCGAGGCGACGATCGTTGCCTATCGTCGGCCGATGCAGTACGCGGAAAATATTTACTCCACGAGTCGCGCGCCGCTCCCTCTCCTGGTTCAAGTGTTTCCGCTCGAACTGGGCGCATTCTCGAGCGGGCCCCAGTTCTGGTACCTTTGGGTTCCCGAGGGCACGGGGAGTCCCGGCCTGGCTCTGACACCCTGA
- a CDS encoding LLM class F420-dependent oxidoreductase — MGTVHFGVTLPQIKRSWPETRAAAETFDALGFDSVWLNDHLFGVPMPQLPILEAWTTLSAVAAVTQRVRLGTLVSPVGFRNPALLAKMAATLDQISGGRVIVGLGSGWFQMEFEGYGFPFPPLRQRLEQLEEAAVIVKRLWVEPQVTFEGRHFKVHEAFCEPKPVQQPRPQLLIGGGGERVLLHLVAAHADIWNNLAVNQNELAHKIAKLREHCAQVDRPWESLTISQQCLVVIGTDEADARAKLEKAQAIYGGHMGTPGPLTLAGSPERIIERIHAHLDLGCTMFVMEFFGRDTREPARLFAERVMPAFR, encoded by the coding sequence GTGGGAACAGTACACTTCGGGGTAACATTGCCGCAGATCAAGCGAAGCTGGCCGGAAACTCGCGCGGCCGCGGAGACCTTCGACGCTTTGGGCTTCGACTCTGTCTGGCTCAACGATCATCTGTTCGGGGTTCCGATGCCCCAGCTTCCCATCTTGGAAGCTTGGACCACGTTGTCCGCGGTGGCGGCTGTAACCCAGCGGGTACGGCTAGGGACGTTGGTCAGTCCGGTCGGCTTTCGGAATCCGGCCTTGCTGGCCAAGATGGCTGCCACGTTGGATCAGATCAGCGGCGGGCGGGTCATTGTGGGTTTAGGGAGTGGCTGGTTCCAAATGGAATTCGAGGGCTACGGTTTTCCGTTCCCACCGCTGCGCCAACGGCTGGAGCAGCTCGAAGAGGCGGCGGTGATCGTGAAGCGGTTGTGGGTCGAGCCGCAGGTCACCTTCGAGGGAAGGCACTTCAAAGTTCATGAAGCCTTTTGTGAACCGAAGCCAGTGCAGCAACCGCGGCCCCAGCTTTTAATTGGCGGAGGCGGTGAGCGGGTCTTGTTGCATTTGGTAGCCGCACACGCGGACATCTGGAACAACTTGGCCGTGAATCAAAACGAGCTGGCGCACAAGATCGCCAAACTCCGGGAACACTGCGCCCAAGTGGATCGCCCTTGGGAATCCCTGACGATTTCCCAGCAGTGTTTGGTGGTCATTGGCACGGACGAGGCGGATGCGCGGGCAAAACTGGAGAAAGCCCAAGCAATTTACGGCGGCCACATGGGGACCCCGGGGCCATTGACCCTTGCGGGCAGCCCGGAACGAATCATCGAGCGGATCCATGCGCATCTGGATTTGGGGTGCACGATGTTCGTGATGGAATTTTTTGGGCGCGACACGCGCGAACCCGCCCGCCTGTTCGCGGAACGGGTGATGCCTGCGTTTCGTTGA
- the uvrA gene encoding UvrABC system protein A — protein sequence MQPYIVIRGARQHNLKNVDVRIPRGQFVVITGVSGSGKSSLAFDTLYAEGQRRYVESLSAYARQFLEQLEKPDVDSIEGLSPAIAIEQAAWGANPRSTVGTVTEIYDYLRLLFARVGVPYCPNCNLPIRAQTVPQIVDELLKQPAGTRLQILAPVVRSQKGEHKEVLDQLRKAGFVRVRVDGSLFDLDAIPPLVRQRPHTIEVMVDRVVVREGVSSRLSESVELAFRWGHGVVLVEELAETPERSRKSWVFSQRHGCPVCGFALPELSPRLLSFNSPHGACPACKGLGEVSSFDPDLLVPDPSRSLADGAIELWGPIDPRTRLGMLLQELASRLGFSLETPWRELSEEARQAVLYGNLATAAQPSGRRNHLGATKLRYGGLIPLLQRRWERGSTTREHQQLGRYRRAQPCPTCHGQRLRPEALAVRLGSSNIAEVTAQSIPECIAFLSQLELGATDKQIATPILRELLSRLQFLVDVGLGYLSLSRRADTLSGGEAQRIRLAGQLGAALSGVLYILDEPSVGLHPRDTDRLLAMLQRLRDLGNTVVVVEHDRDTILAADYVIDMGPGAGTRGGEVVAAGTPAEIAAHPNSLTGQYLSGRRTIPRPERRRAGNGSFLQLAGASLNNLKDVTVTIPLGTLTCFTGVSGAGKSSLVLDTLYPALAARLHHRQIKAGPFGELRGWQALDRVIQVDQSPIGRSPRSNPATYTGVFDDIRDWFAQLPEARARGFGAGRFSFNVPGGRCEACRGEGLLRVSMHFLPDVFVTCDVCGGKRYERETLEVRYKGKTIADVLDLTVAEALDFFSAVPHVQQKLRMLFDVGLDYLALGQPAHTLAGGESQRMKLAKELARKGTSRTFYILDEPTTGLHFEDIRRLLDVLHRLVDAGHTVVVIEHNLEVIKVADYIIDLGPEGGDRGGHVVAQGTPEEVARVEGSYTGRYLRALL from the coding sequence ATGCAACCTTACATCGTCATTCGCGGAGCGCGGCAACACAACCTCAAAAACGTGGACGTGCGCATTCCGCGCGGTCAATTCGTCGTCATCACGGGTGTGTCTGGTTCGGGCAAGTCCTCGCTCGCTTTCGACACGCTCTACGCCGAAGGCCAGCGCCGCTACGTCGAGTCTCTCTCCGCCTACGCGAGACAGTTTCTAGAGCAACTGGAAAAGCCCGACGTGGACTCGATCGAAGGCCTGTCTCCAGCCATCGCCATCGAGCAAGCGGCTTGGGGCGCCAATCCACGGTCCACTGTGGGCACGGTGACGGAGATTTACGATTACCTGCGGCTCCTGTTTGCCCGTGTCGGTGTTCCCTACTGCCCCAACTGCAATCTTCCGATCCGCGCCCAAACGGTTCCCCAGATCGTGGACGAGCTCCTGAAGCAGCCTGCAGGGACCCGCTTGCAAATCCTTGCGCCGGTCGTGCGTTCCCAAAAAGGCGAGCACAAGGAAGTCCTCGATCAATTGCGCAAGGCAGGGTTTGTGCGGGTGCGGGTGGACGGCAGCTTGTTCGACCTGGATGCCATCCCACCTCTCGTGCGCCAACGACCGCATACGATCGAAGTCATGGTGGATCGTGTTGTCGTGCGCGAAGGGGTAAGTTCCCGTCTGAGCGAGTCCGTGGAGCTGGCGTTTCGTTGGGGACACGGCGTGGTTTTGGTGGAAGAACTGGCCGAGACGCCGGAGCGGAGCCGTAAGTCGTGGGTTTTCAGCCAGCGGCATGGTTGCCCCGTGTGTGGCTTTGCGCTGCCCGAACTCAGCCCGCGCTTGCTCTCTTTCAACAGCCCGCACGGGGCATGCCCGGCATGCAAGGGCCTGGGAGAAGTCAGCTCGTTCGATCCCGACTTGCTCGTGCCGGACCCGTCGCGGTCGCTCGCCGATGGGGCGATCGAGTTATGGGGACCCATCGATCCCCGCACGCGCTTGGGAATGTTGCTGCAGGAACTGGCAAGTCGGCTCGGCTTTTCTCTCGAAACGCCCTGGCGAGAACTCAGCGAGGAAGCGCGACAAGCAGTCTTGTATGGGAACCTCGCGACTGCGGCCCAACCATCCGGCCGGCGGAACCATCTTGGCGCGACCAAGCTCCGCTACGGAGGATTGATCCCGCTTTTACAGCGCCGCTGGGAGCGAGGCAGCACAACCCGCGAACATCAACAACTCGGCCGCTATCGCAGGGCGCAGCCTTGCCCCACGTGTCACGGCCAGCGGCTTCGGCCCGAAGCACTGGCGGTTCGACTAGGGTCGAGCAACATTGCCGAGGTCACGGCGCAATCAATTCCGGAGTGCATTGCCTTCCTATCGCAACTCGAGCTTGGCGCCACCGACAAACAAATTGCCACGCCAATCCTGCGAGAGCTTCTCAGCCGCTTGCAGTTCCTCGTGGATGTCGGGCTCGGTTACCTGTCGCTGTCCCGCCGAGCCGACACACTGTCAGGCGGAGAGGCGCAGCGCATTCGCCTAGCGGGCCAACTCGGCGCAGCACTCAGTGGAGTGCTGTACATTCTGGACGAGCCTTCGGTGGGCCTGCACCCCCGCGACACCGACCGGCTGCTCGCCATGCTGCAGCGCTTGCGCGACCTCGGGAATACCGTGGTCGTTGTGGAGCACGACCGCGACACCATTTTGGCTGCCGACTACGTGATTGACATGGGGCCGGGAGCGGGCACTCGGGGGGGAGAAGTGGTGGCTGCGGGCACGCCAGCAGAGATTGCCGCGCACCCAAACTCGCTCACTGGACAGTACCTTTCCGGACGCCGCACCATCCCGCGCCCTGAGCGCCGCCGTGCAGGCAATGGATCGTTTCTGCAGCTCGCCGGGGCATCGTTGAACAACTTAAAGGATGTCACAGTCACCATTCCGCTCGGCACGCTCACCTGCTTTACGGGTGTTTCCGGGGCGGGAAAGAGTTCACTGGTGTTGGACACGCTCTACCCCGCACTGGCGGCGCGACTCCACCACCGCCAGATCAAGGCCGGGCCCTTTGGCGAATTGCGGGGCTGGCAGGCTTTGGACCGAGTGATCCAAGTGGATCAAAGCCCCATCGGCCGTTCGCCGCGCTCGAACCCCGCCACGTACACGGGTGTGTTCGACGACATCCGCGATTGGTTTGCGCAGCTTCCCGAGGCTCGCGCCCGCGGTTTCGGTGCCGGGCGATTTTCGTTCAATGTGCCCGGTGGCCGCTGCGAAGCTTGCCGTGGCGAAGGGCTGTTGCGGGTTTCGATGCACTTCTTGCCCGATGTTTTCGTCACCTGCGATGTTTGTGGCGGAAAGCGCTACGAGCGGGAAACGTTAGAAGTCCGGTACAAGGGAAAGACGATTGCAGACGTGCTGGACCTAACGGTAGCCGAGGCGCTCGACTTCTTCAGTGCGGTTCCCCACGTGCAGCAAAAGTTGCGCATGCTTTTCGACGTGGGGCTGGACTACCTCGCGCTCGGGCAACCAGCGCACACGCTTGCCGGTGGGGAATCCCAGCGCATGAAACTTGCCAAAGAGTTGGCCCGCAAGGGAACCTCACGGACCTTCTACATTTTGGACGAGCCCACCACCGGCCTGCACTTCGAAGACATTCGCCGTTTGCTCGACGTTCTCCACCGCCTGGTCGATGCCGGCCACACTGTCGTCGTGATCGAGCACAACCTCGAAGTCATCAAGGTTGCAGATTACATTATTGATCTCGGGCCCGAAGGCGGAGATCGAGGCGGGCACGTCGTCGCTCAGGGCACACCCGAGGAAGTCGCCCGCGTAGAAGGATCCTATACCGGCCGTTACCTCCGCGCACTGCTGTAG
- the iscS gene encoding cysteine desulfurase IscS encodes MQSRRRVYMDHHATTPVDPRVLEAMMPYFSEKFGNPASRHHQYGWEAADAVERARAEVADLIHAQPDEIIFTSGATEANNLAIKGALEFYANRGNHVVTVATEHKSVLDVCRYLERSGKAEVTYLRVDSYGCIDPDALRRALTPRTVVVSIMHANNEIGTVQALADLAPIVKESGALFHTDATQSVGKIPVDVNTLGVDLLSMSAHKIYGPKGCGALYVRSKPHRVRLSPLLHGGGHERGLRSGTLNVPGIVGLGQACSIARREMPAEAERLRALRERLYQGLVRELDDVVLHGHPYLRLPGNLNVSFPYIEGESLLMALTDVAVSSGAACTSATLETSHVLRAIGVDEQLAQASIRFGLGRCNTEEEVDYVIGRVVEEVRRLRALSPFYAARKRSRSLPT; translated from the coding sequence ATGCAATCTCGACGTCGCGTTTACATGGATCACCACGCTACCACACCTGTGGACCCGCGCGTGCTCGAAGCCATGATGCCGTACTTCTCCGAAAAGTTCGGCAATCCTGCCAGCCGCCACCACCAATATGGCTGGGAAGCGGCCGATGCGGTCGAGCGCGCGCGTGCCGAAGTCGCTGACCTCATCCACGCGCAACCCGACGAAATCATTTTCACCAGTGGAGCGACGGAGGCGAACAATCTCGCGATCAAGGGCGCGCTCGAGTTTTATGCAAACCGGGGCAATCATGTCGTTACGGTGGCCACGGAACACAAGTCGGTCCTGGACGTGTGCCGCTATCTCGAACGCAGCGGGAAGGCCGAGGTTACGTATTTGCGCGTGGATTCCTACGGATGTATCGATCCCGACGCGCTGCGGCGGGCGCTTACGCCCCGCACGGTGGTGGTATCGATCATGCACGCGAATAACGAGATCGGCACCGTGCAAGCGTTGGCGGACCTCGCGCCGATCGTCAAAGAAAGCGGAGCGCTCTTTCACACGGATGCGACGCAAAGCGTCGGTAAGATCCCCGTGGACGTGAACACACTGGGCGTGGACTTGCTGTCCATGAGCGCCCACAAAATTTACGGTCCGAAAGGTTGCGGTGCGCTCTACGTGCGATCGAAACCCCACCGGGTGCGCTTGAGCCCATTGTTGCACGGTGGAGGGCACGAGCGCGGTCTGCGATCCGGCACGCTCAACGTACCCGGAATCGTGGGTCTCGGCCAGGCATGCTCGATTGCCCGGCGAGAAATGCCAGCCGAAGCGGAACGCCTCCGAGCTCTGCGCGAGCGACTGTACCAGGGACTCGTTCGCGAGCTGGATGACGTCGTCCTGCACGGGCATCCGTATTTGCGCTTACCGGGCAATCTGAACGTGAGTTTCCCGTACATTGAAGGCGAATCCTTGCTCATGGCCCTGACGGACGTGGCGGTGTCTTCTGGTGCTGCGTGCACCTCCGCGACGTTGGAGACCTCGCACGTACTGCGCGCCATCGGCGTGGATGAACAACTCGCTCAAGCGTCGATCCGTTTTGGCTTGGGCCGGTGCAATACCGAGGAAGAAGTCGACTACGTCATTGGGCGCGTGGTCGAAGAGGTCCGGCGACTTCGGGCACTCTCTCCCTTTTACGCGGCCCGCAAGCGCTCCCGATCGTTGCCGACCTGA
- a CDS encoding iron-sulfur-binding protein produces the protein MAITISERAAERIQELVRQSGNPELGLRIKVVGGGCSGLQYKMDLDTERAGDKVFGTGEAKVIVDRRSFLYLNGTELDYHDALVNAGFTLRNPNVKRTCGCGASFAV, from the coding sequence ATGGCCATCACGATTTCAGAGCGGGCAGCCGAGCGGATTCAAGAGCTTGTACGCCAGTCTGGAAACCCTGAGCTGGGGCTGCGCATCAAGGTTGTTGGAGGTGGATGCTCTGGGCTCCAGTACAAGATGGACTTGGATACCGAGCGAGCGGGCGACAAGGTGTTCGGCACTGGGGAGGCAAAGGTCATCGTGGATCGGCGCAGTTTCTTATACCTCAACGGCACCGAACTCGATTACCACGACGCCCTGGTCAATGCGGGATTCACGTTGCGCAACCCAAACGTGAAGCGCACTTGCGGCTGTGGCGCCTCGTTCGCGGTTTAG